In one window of Paraflavitalea soli DNA:
- a CDS encoding methyltransferase domain-containing protein — MSAWFKSDEQFHHLYPLSMQQLAKRHWTSLVVAEMVVEFLTPSKGTRVLDIGSGVGKFCLTGAYHKPSSHFYGIEQRKDLVAHADTARQIVGLDNAHFLHGNFTQLDFSQYDHFYFYNSFYEHLVDTDKIDENITFSESLYNYYTRSLYKKLEQLPAGTRLATFHTLEDRVPPGYYLVETHIGTLLKYWIKT; from the coding sequence ATGTCTGCCTGGTTTAAGTCAGATGAGCAATTCCATCACCTGTATCCCCTGTCCATGCAGCAGCTGGCAAAAAGACACTGGACCTCATTGGTAGTAGCAGAAATGGTCGTGGAATTTCTTACCCCCTCCAAAGGCACCCGGGTGCTGGACATCGGCAGCGGGGTGGGCAAATTCTGTCTCACGGGCGCCTACCACAAACCTTCTTCCCATTTCTATGGTATTGAGCAACGCAAAGACCTGGTGGCCCATGCCGATACTGCCAGGCAAATAGTAGGATTGGACAATGCGCATTTTCTCCATGGCAATTTCACACAGCTCGACTTCAGCCAATACGACCATTTCTATTTTTACAATTCCTTTTATGAACACCTGGTAGACACGGATAAAATAGATGAGAACATCACTTTTTCTGAGTCATTGTACAATTATTACACCCGGAGTCTCTACAAAAAGCTGGAACAGCTGCCTGCGGGTACCCGGCTGGCCACTTTTCATACCCTGGAAGACCGGGTGCCACCTGGATACTACCTGGTAGAGACCCATATTGGCACTTTATTAAAGTACTGGATCAAAACCTGA
- a CDS encoding DUF983 domain-containing protein — protein sequence MATPEKKVPPSPEADRKPGYLWSLMHQKCARCRQGNMFQHSNAYNLKQFMKMNDNCPACDQRMEIEVGFYYGTSYVSYALTVALSVSTFVAWWVLIGFSVHDNRFFWWLGINIAALLLLQPYLMRLSRAIWLSFFVRYDPAWRTEKPDHTPRG from the coding sequence ATGGCAACACCTGAAAAAAAAGTTCCCCCATCACCTGAAGCGGACCGCAAACCGGGCTACCTATGGAGCCTCATGCATCAAAAATGCGCCCGGTGCAGGCAGGGCAATATGTTCCAGCATAGTAACGCATATAACCTGAAGCAGTTCATGAAAATGAACGACAACTGCCCGGCCTGTGACCAACGAATGGAGATAGAAGTTGGCTTTTACTATGGTACCAGCTATGTGAGTTATGCACTCACCGTGGCCTTGTCAGTCTCCACCTTTGTAGCCTGGTGGGTATTGATCGGGTTTTCAGTGCACGACAACCGCTTTTTCTGGTGGCTGGGCATCAATATCGCGGCGCTACTCCTGCTTCAGCCCTACCTGATGCGGCTGTCGAGAGCTATCTGGCTGTCATTTTTTGTCCGTTATGATCCGGCCTGGAGAACGGAAAAGCCAGATCATACGCCACGGGGTTAA
- a CDS encoding methyltransferase domain-containing protein, producing MSTVPDSILLGKYFTDEAGFRNLFPLPIQKLDALHWSPITVAGKAVQFLAQHEVVNILDIGSGIGKFCLTGGSIQPAAHFYGVEQREDLVKQAIIVAHRLGLNNVHFMHSNFTQLDLKEYDHFYFYNSFFENLPGTDKIDDSIAYSRELYNYYSHYLYKQLEEMPAGTRIVTYCSWGDEIPDTYSLVETHFDSLLRCWIKR from the coding sequence ATGTCTACCGTTCCTGACAGTATTTTATTGGGCAAATATTTTACCGACGAGGCCGGCTTCCGTAACCTTTTTCCCCTCCCTATACAAAAACTGGACGCTTTGCATTGGTCGCCAATCACGGTGGCCGGCAAAGCTGTTCAGTTCCTGGCGCAGCATGAGGTGGTAAACATCCTTGACATCGGCAGCGGCATAGGCAAGTTTTGCCTCACAGGGGGTTCCATTCAACCAGCAGCTCATTTTTATGGTGTAGAGCAACGGGAAGACCTGGTAAAACAGGCAATCATTGTAGCACACAGGCTCGGTTTAAACAACGTGCATTTTATGCATAGCAACTTTACCCAGCTGGACCTGAAAGAGTATGACCACTTCTATTTCTATAACTCCTTTTTTGAGAACCTGCCCGGAACAGATAAGATAGATGATAGTATTGCTTATTCGAGAGAGCTGTATAACTACTATAGCCATTATCTCTACAAGCAACTGGAAGAAATGCCAGCCGGCACGCGCATCGTTACCTATTGCAGCTGGGGAGATGAGATACCTGACACTTATTCGCTGGTGGAAACCCATTTTGACAGTTTATTAAGATGCTGGATAAAAAGATAG
- a CDS encoding SulP family inorganic anion transporter: MFRPKLFDTLKNYSTAAFGKDLMAGIIVGIVALPLAIAFAIASGVSPEKGLYTAVIAGFIISALGGSRVQIGGPTGAFIVIVYGIVQQYGENGLIIATFMAGIMLLMMGFARLGTVIQYIPYPLIVGFTSGIAVLIFSSQVKDFLGLRMGAVPADFIDKWKSFGLHLYSANWYAFLVASATVMIIILWPRITRKVPGSLIAILLTTAAASVLNLPVETIGSRFGRIPSSLPAPAIPALDLATIKNMVQPAFTIALLGGIESLLSAVVADGMMGGRHRSNMELVAQGAANIGSSVFGGIPATGAIARTATNIKNGGRTPVAGIVHAITLLLIMLLVGKWAALIPMPTLAGILVVVAYNMSEWHNFKSVLKGARNDVAVLLIVFLLTVLVDLTVAIEIGIVLAAFLFMRQMIQTTGVNALSGKEEAGDEKFGSSSIIPGVEVFEITGPLFFGAAWKFKDAMRLIEKPPKVLIIRMGQVPVIDATGIKVIGEVYRESKLRHTKLILSEVHSSHVMEALKDARLLFAIGKANVTATFEKALERSHTIIASAL; the protein is encoded by the coding sequence ATGTTCAGGCCCAAACTGTTTGATACCCTCAAAAATTACAGTACTGCAGCGTTCGGCAAGGACCTGATGGCTGGCATTATTGTAGGTATTGTTGCCCTGCCGCTGGCCATTGCTTTTGCCATCGCCTCCGGGGTTTCGCCGGAGAAAGGGTTGTATACGGCTGTCATTGCCGGCTTTATCATTTCGGCATTAGGCGGCAGCCGGGTACAGATCGGTGGTCCTACAGGCGCTTTTATTGTGATTGTGTACGGTATCGTACAGCAATACGGAGAAAACGGATTGATCATTGCCACCTTTATGGCAGGTATTATGCTGCTGATGATGGGGTTTGCCCGTTTGGGTACCGTGATCCAATACATTCCCTACCCGTTGATCGTGGGATTTACCAGCGGCATTGCCGTATTGATCTTTTCTTCCCAGGTAAAGGATTTCCTGGGACTCCGGATGGGGGCAGTACCGGCAGACTTTATCGACAAGTGGAAAAGTTTTGGGCTCCACCTGTACTCCGCCAACTGGTATGCTTTCCTCGTGGCCAGCGCCACCGTTATGATCATTATATTATGGCCGCGGATCACCCGCAAAGTACCGGGTTCGCTGATAGCCATCCTCCTTACTACCGCTGCTGCATCGGTATTGAACCTGCCCGTGGAAACCATTGGCAGTCGCTTTGGCCGTATCCCGTCCTCACTGCCCGCACCTGCTATACCCGCACTTGATCTTGCCACGATCAAAAACATGGTACAACCGGCTTTTACGATCGCCCTGCTGGGAGGTATTGAATCGCTTTTATCGGCTGTAGTGGCCGATGGCATGATGGGTGGCAGGCACCGGTCCAACATGGAACTGGTGGCGCAGGGAGCGGCCAACATAGGATCTTCTGTGTTTGGAGGTATACCAGCCACAGGTGCCATTGCGCGTACAGCCACCAATATTAAAAATGGCGGGCGCACACCTGTTGCAGGTATTGTACATGCCATTACCCTGTTGTTGATCATGTTGCTGGTGGGCAAATGGGCCGCATTGATCCCCATGCCCACCCTGGCAGGTATATTGGTGGTGGTGGCTTATAACATGAGCGAGTGGCATAACTTCAAGTCCGTGTTGAAGGGAGCACGCAATGATGTAGCGGTGCTGCTGATCGTTTTTTTGCTTACGGTCCTGGTTGATCTTACCGTAGCCATTGAGATCGGAATCGTGCTGGCAGCTTTTCTGTTTATGCGGCAGATGATACAAACTACCGGTGTAAATGCCCTGTCCGGTAAAGAAGAAGCCGGTGATGAAAAATTCGGCAGCAGCTCCATCATCCCGGGTGTTGAGGTATTTGAGATCACTGGTCCGCTGTTCTTTGGCGCTGCCTGGAAATTCAAAGATGCCATGCGGCTTATTGAAAAGCCACCCAAAGTATTGATCATCCGTATGGGCCAGGTGCCTGTCATTGATGCTACCGGCATTAAAGTGATTGGGGAAGTGTACAGGGAATCAAAGCTTCGCCATACTAAGCTCATCTTGTCGGAAGTACATAGTAGCCACGTAATGGAGGCGCTGAAAGATGCCCGCCTGCTGTTTGCCATAGGGAAGGCCAATGTGACCGCCACCTTTGAGAAAGCCCTGGAGAGAAGCCACACCATAATAGCATCTGCGCTATGA
- a CDS encoding penicillin acylase family protein, with protein sequence MRLVPFLISAAVTTGLVIALSIPIGSTPPLGSFLSPQEGFWQNAEPADQDYNMTLQLPQLKDKVAVYFDDRMVPHVFAQNDEDLYFVQGYLHARFRLWQMEFQTHAAAGRLTEIVGTGADSTILNFDRNMRRLGMVYAANNSLQVMENDTTTKKVLDAYTAGANAYIDQLTSSTLPLEYRLLNYHPEHWTNLKTALFLKYMSYDLSGSENDIEYTNAKAVLSHELFEKFYPTTQDSLSPIVPRGSVFAPATIHPVAPASADSLYFQWKDSATLAAINKPDKDNGSNNWAVSGQKTQSGRPILCSDPHLGLSLPSLWFEMQLHTPQSNAYGASFPGSPAIIIGFTDQVAWGVTNSHRDVKDYYAIRFKDDSKQEYWFDSAWKPAQLKVEAFKVKGGATLYDTVAYTLWGPVQYDASFNGFGRATQVTNLAVQWKAHEGSNEFKTFYLLNRATGYTDYLAAIKDFTCPGQNFVFASKDNDIAIWQQGEFPAKWKRQGDFIMPGTDSSYRWQANIPQEENPHVEPERRLDFVSSANQMAADTAYPYYQGGSYDLYRSFIINRRLRAMNSITIDDMKQLQTDNYNVFAETARPVLLKNIKEHMLTNEEKSYLEILRNWNLRNDPDEKGAAIFDTWFRGLEAEVWSDELEAAPKPIQIPEAYTLVEGLLRDSAFAPVDNIHTPNKETAGDVVTTAFKKAIPVLKRAAAEGRLAWGKFKDTGIRHLLRQIAPLGRLHLNTGGGEHVINATKQFHGPSWRMIVHLTDKTEAWGIFPGGQQGNPGSKYYDSFVNKWVAGEYNLLWVMSESEGKGPGVKYTMNFNN encoded by the coding sequence ATGAGACTTGTTCCCTTTTTAATTTCCGCTGCTGTGACTACAGGATTGGTCATAGCACTGAGCATTCCCATTGGGAGTACTCCTCCACTGGGCAGCTTCCTGAGTCCGCAAGAGGGCTTCTGGCAAAATGCTGAGCCTGCAGACCAGGATTACAATATGACATTGCAGCTTCCGCAACTGAAAGACAAAGTAGCTGTATACTTCGACGACCGGATGGTGCCCCACGTATTTGCCCAGAATGATGAAGACCTGTATTTCGTACAGGGATACCTGCATGCCAGGTTCCGTTTGTGGCAAATGGAATTCCAAACGCATGCAGCAGCGGGCAGGTTAACGGAGATCGTAGGCACCGGGGCCGATAGCACGATCCTGAACTTCGACCGCAATATGCGTCGCCTGGGTATGGTGTATGCCGCCAACAATTCTTTGCAGGTAATGGAAAATGACACCACCACCAAAAAGGTGTTGGATGCCTATACGGCCGGGGCCAATGCTTACATTGATCAACTCACCAGCAGCACGCTTCCCCTGGAATACCGCCTGCTCAATTATCATCCCGAGCATTGGACGAACCTGAAGACAGCGCTTTTCCTGAAATACATGAGCTATGACCTCTCCGGCTCGGAAAATGATATTGAATACACCAATGCCAAAGCGGTATTGAGCCACGAGCTTTTCGAAAAGTTTTATCCCACTACCCAGGATTCCTTAAGTCCTATTGTACCCAGGGGATCGGTATTTGCACCAGCAACCATTCACCCGGTAGCACCGGCATCAGCTGATTCGCTGTACTTCCAGTGGAAAGACAGTGCTACGCTGGCTGCCATCAACAAACCCGATAAAGACAATGGCAGTAATAACTGGGCGGTGAGCGGACAAAAAACACAAAGCGGAAGACCTATTTTGTGCAGTGATCCGCATCTGGGCCTGTCATTACCTTCCCTCTGGTTTGAAATGCAGCTGCACACACCGCAAAGCAATGCTTATGGCGCCAGCTTCCCCGGATCGCCCGCCATCATTATAGGGTTTACCGATCAGGTGGCCTGGGGTGTTACCAATTCCCACCGCGATGTAAAAGACTATTATGCCATCCGCTTTAAGGATGACTCCAAACAGGAATACTGGTTTGACAGTGCGTGGAAACCCGCCCAGTTAAAAGTGGAAGCGTTTAAAGTGAAAGGCGGCGCTACTTTATATGATACGGTAGCCTATACTCTTTGGGGCCCTGTACAGTACGATGCTTCCTTTAATGGTTTTGGCCGCGCCACGCAGGTGACCAACCTGGCTGTGCAATGGAAAGCGCATGAGGGCTCCAACGAGTTCAAGACCTTTTACCTGCTCAACAGGGCCACAGGTTATACTGATTACCTGGCAGCTATCAAAGACTTTACCTGTCCCGGGCAGAATTTTGTATTTGCCAGTAAGGACAATGATATAGCCATCTGGCAGCAAGGCGAATTTCCGGCCAAATGGAAAAGACAGGGCGACTTTATCATGCCCGGTACGGATAGCAGCTACCGCTGGCAGGCCAATATACCACAGGAAGAAAATCCCCATGTGGAACCCGAGCGCCGCCTGGACTTTGTAAGCAGCGCCAACCAGATGGCGGCCGATACTGCCTATCCTTATTACCAGGGGGGCTCTTATGATCTGTACCGCAGCTTTATCATCAACCGCCGGCTGCGTGCTATGAACAGCATTACGATCGATGATATGAAGCAGTTGCAAACAGATAACTACAATGTATTTGCGGAGACTGCGCGGCCTGTATTGCTGAAGAATATTAAGGAGCACATGCTCACCAATGAAGAGAAGAGTTACCTGGAGATACTGCGCAACTGGAACCTGCGTAATGATCCCGATGAAAAGGGGGCAGCGATATTCGATACCTGGTTCAGGGGCCTGGAAGCGGAGGTGTGGAGTGATGAGCTGGAAGCAGCACCTAAGCCCATTCAAATTCCGGAAGCCTATACACTGGTAGAAGGTTTGTTGCGGGATTCAGCTTTTGCACCCGTTGACAATATTCATACGCCCAACAAAGAAACTGCAGGCGATGTGGTGACCACTGCCTTTAAGAAAGCCATCCCTGTGCTCAAGAGGGCTGCTGCAGAAGGCAGGCTCGCCTGGGGTAAATTCAAAGATACCGGCATTCGCCACCTGTTGCGCCAGATAGCGCCACTGGGCAGGCTGCACCTCAATACCGGTGGCGGTGAACATGTGATCAATGCCACCAAGCAGTTCCATGGTCCCAGCTGGCGGATGATCGTACACCTGACCGATAAAACGGAGGCCTGGGGTATTTTTCCCGGCGGCCAGCAAGGCAATCCCGGCAGTAAGTATTACGACAGTTTTGTCAACAAGTGGGTTGCCGGTGAATACAATTTGCTATGGGTGATGTCGGAAAGTGAAGGCAAGGGGCCTGGTGTGAAATACACGATGAACTTTAATAACTAA